Proteins encoded in a region of the Brevefilum fermentans genome:
- a CDS encoding acylphosphatase — MNEHNIHRLHVHVEGMVQGVGFRYFVLRSAQKLGLTGWVRNRYDGRVEVMAEGTLTSLNRLLQELRRGPQSSEVWNVDYQFEDARGDFERFSVLSTG, encoded by the coding sequence ATGAACGAACACAATATCCATCGTTTGCATGTCCACGTCGAGGGGATGGTACAAGGGGTGGGTTTTCGCTATTTTGTTCTCAGGTCTGCCCAGAAACTGGGGTTAACCGGCTGGGTGCGTAACCGTTACGACGGTCGAGTTGAGGTGATGGCGGAGGGCACACTGACCAGTCTCAACCGTTTGCTTCAAGAACTGCGCAGGGGTCCTCAAAGTTCGGAAGTGTGGAATGTGGACTATCAATTTGAAGACGCGCGGGGGGATTTTGAACGCTTCAGTGTGTTATCGACCGGGTAA
- the pepT gene encoding peptidase T, with amino-acid sequence MQSVIERFIRYIKIDTQSIHKSTTYPSTAKQLNLARLLVDELQELGLKDAAMDGFGYVTATLPANIDRTGVPVIGFLAHMDTSPDLSGTNVNPQFIEDYDGGVITLNAEKGILMDPEEFPDLKKYIGKTLITTDGTTLLGADDKAGIAEIMAAVEYLLEHPEIPHGTIKIGFTPDEEVGAGVDHFDVEAFGADFAYTIDGGEIGQVQYENFNAAGAELTIHGRNVHPGTSKLKMRNALLIGMELNELLPVFERPEHTEKYEGFYHLFQFGGSVEEASMTYIIRDHDRARFEQKKTLLGKAVDYINAKYGEKIIDLKLVDQYYNMRQQVEPHPQIMDIAIRAIQAVGLTPIVDPVRGGTDGSRLSYMGLPTPNLFTGGHYAHGKYEFIPTFAMEKAVEVLVKIAELAATE; translated from the coding sequence ATGCAATCTGTTATCGAACGCTTTATCCGCTACATAAAAATCGACACCCAATCGATCCACAAATCCACGACCTACCCCAGCACCGCTAAACAGCTAAACCTGGCGCGCCTGCTGGTTGACGAGCTGCAAGAGCTCGGCCTGAAGGACGCAGCCATGGACGGGTTCGGCTACGTCACCGCCACGCTGCCAGCCAACATCGATCGAACTGGCGTGCCGGTGATCGGGTTCCTGGCTCACATGGATACCAGCCCGGACCTGTCTGGGACAAACGTCAACCCGCAGTTCATCGAAGACTATGATGGGGGTGTGATCACATTAAACGCTGAAAAGGGCATCTTGATGGACCCGGAAGAATTCCCCGACCTGAAGAAATACATCGGCAAGACCCTGATTACCACTGACGGTACAACCCTGCTGGGCGCCGACGACAAAGCCGGCATCGCCGAAATCATGGCTGCCGTAGAATACCTGCTCGAGCATCCCGAGATCCCACACGGGACGATCAAAATCGGTTTCACACCCGATGAAGAGGTCGGCGCAGGGGTAGACCATTTTGACGTCGAAGCCTTTGGCGCTGATTTTGCCTACACCATTGATGGGGGTGAGATCGGCCAGGTTCAGTACGAAAACTTCAACGCCGCCGGCGCCGAGTTGACCATCCACGGGCGCAACGTGCATCCCGGCACATCCAAGCTCAAGATGCGCAACGCCCTGCTGATCGGCATGGAATTGAATGAACTTTTGCCGGTCTTTGAACGCCCTGAACACACCGAGAAATACGAGGGGTTTTACCACCTGTTCCAGTTTGGCGGATCGGTTGAGGAAGCCAGCATGACTTACATTATCCGCGATCACGACCGGGCGAGGTTTGAACAGAAAAAGACGCTCCTTGGAAAAGCCGTGGATTACATCAATGCCAAATATGGCGAAAAGATCATCGATCTCAAACTTGTAGACCAGTACTACAATATGCGCCAGCAAGTGGAGCCCCATCCGCAGATCATGGACATCGCCATTCGGGCCATCCAGGCGGTGGGTCTGACCCCCATCGTTGATCCCGTTCGCGGTGGGACGGACGGCAGCCGCCTGTCGTATATGGGCTTGCCGACTCCCAACCTCTTCACCGGCGGGCACTATGCGCATGGTAAATACGAGTTCATCCCCACCTTCGCCATGGAAAAAGCCGTTGAGGTACTGGTGAAGATCGCCGAACTGGCAGCCACGGAATAA
- a CDS encoding DegT/DnrJ/EryC1/StrS family aminotransferase — MKIPMSSPIITDADRQAVLEVLNTPNLSIGPRIEAFERAFCNLTGAQHAIGVNSGTAGLHLCVRAAGIKAGDLVLTTPFSFVASANVILFENAIPVFVDVDPLTGNIDTDQLNRAAEDLSLGGDLARQWLPRQLPEGCEEHLGAVKAILPVDVFGQPADYDHINAIARRYNLAVIEDSCEALGGAYKGQPAGTLGDFGVFAFYPNKQITTGEGGMIITNDPDAANFMRALRNQGRAPGDTWLQHTYLGYNYRLDEMSAALGLAQLERLETLLENRAQVADWYAKHLAKIDRVSPPGLADSTTRVSWFVYVVRLDASINRDRLAKILEHRRIPVRPYFSPIHLQPYMVKAFGFQLGDFPVTEELGKRSLALPFSGAMTEEMVVEVCQALAEALPASEVSASGR; from the coding sequence ATGAAAATTCCCATGTCCTCTCCGATCATCACTGATGCCGACCGCCAGGCGGTGCTGGAGGTGCTCAACACACCCAATCTCTCCATAGGTCCCAGGATTGAAGCCTTTGAGCGCGCCTTTTGCAACCTGACCGGCGCGCAACACGCCATCGGAGTTAATTCGGGCACGGCGGGACTGCACCTGTGCGTGCGGGCAGCCGGAATCAAAGCGGGAGATCTTGTCCTGACGACGCCCTTCTCCTTTGTCGCCTCTGCCAACGTGATCCTGTTTGAGAACGCCATTCCCGTTTTTGTGGATGTAGATCCGCTGACCGGCAATATTGACACCGATCAGCTCAACCGGGCGGCGGAAGACCTCAGCCTAGGGGGCGACCTGGCTCGTCAATGGCTGCCCAGGCAACTGCCCGAGGGGTGCGAAGAACACCTGGGAGCCGTCAAAGCCATTCTACCCGTGGATGTGTTCGGGCAGCCCGCAGACTATGATCACATTAACGCCATTGCCCGGAGGTACAACCTGGCGGTAATCGAAGATTCCTGCGAAGCTTTGGGAGGAGCATACAAAGGTCAACCGGCGGGGACCCTGGGTGATTTCGGCGTATTTGCCTTTTATCCGAACAAGCAGATCACCACGGGTGAAGGTGGGATGATTATCACTAACGATCCGGACGCCGCAAATTTCATGCGTGCTTTACGCAACCAGGGCCGGGCACCCGGAGACACCTGGTTACAGCATACTTACCTGGGATACAACTACCGCCTGGATGAGATGAGCGCCGCCCTGGGTTTGGCTCAACTGGAGCGACTGGAGACGCTACTTGAAAACCGGGCGCAGGTGGCTGACTGGTACGCAAAACATCTGGCGAAGATCGACCGGGTCTCTCCGCCGGGGCTGGCAGACAGCACCACCCGCGTGAGCTGGTTTGTGTACGTGGTCCGCCTGGACGCATCCATCAACCGCGACCGGCTGGCAAAAATCCTAGAGCATCGGCGTATACCGGTCCGCCCGTATTTTTCACCGATCCACCTGCAGCCCTATATGGTGAAAGCCTTCGGTTTTCAGCTGGGTGACTTTCCGGTGACGGAAGAGCTGGGAAAGCGCAGCCTGGCGCTGCCCTTTTCTGGGGCGATGACTGAAGAAATGGTGGTTGAGGTCTGCCAGGCGCTGGCTGAAGCGCTGCCTGCCTCCGAAGTCTCTGCGTCGGGGCGGTAG
- a CDS encoding ATP-binding cassette domain-containing protein: protein MIELKDIKKIYDARVVLDIPHLVFDLKKRYALIGVNGSGKTTLLRILAGVLKPDSGEVTSSTPNNMGYMPQSPYAFRFSVEKNVAIAMDKEQVSKDQVLEALKAVGMDHLQHAYGNQLSGGETQRMALARMIVKPCNLLLLDEPTASADIRGTSQIEKALLKYVDDNNCTLILSTHSPAQALRLVDEVLFLDEGRVIEQGSAENVLHHPKHPVIQEFLDHWKI from the coding sequence ATGATCGAATTGAAGGACATCAAAAAAATCTACGATGCGCGCGTCGTACTGGATATCCCGCACCTGGTGTTCGACCTGAAAAAGCGCTACGCCCTGATTGGAGTCAACGGCAGCGGAAAAACCACGCTCTTACGCATCCTGGCAGGTGTCCTTAAACCCGATTCGGGAGAAGTGACCAGCTCCACACCCAACAACATGGGCTATATGCCGCAATCCCCTTATGCATTCCGGTTTTCGGTAGAGAAAAATGTTGCCATTGCAATGGATAAAGAACAGGTTTCTAAAGACCAGGTGTTGGAAGCGCTTAAAGCGGTGGGCATGGATCACCTTCAACACGCGTACGGCAACCAGCTTTCCGGCGGTGAGACTCAAAGGATGGCTCTGGCGCGCATGATTGTCAAACCGTGCAATTTGCTTTTATTAGATGAACCAACGGCTTCAGCAGATATCCGCGGCACAAGCCAGATAGAAAAAGCGCTCCTTAAATACGTCGATGACAACAACTGCACCCTCATCCTTTCCACTCACTCGCCTGCCCAGGCGCTGCGCCTGGTGGATGAGGTCCTGTTTCTTGACGAAGGCAGGGTGATTGAGCAGGGCTCAGCCGAAAATGTGCTGCACCATCCAAAACACCCGGTCATACAAGAATTTCTCGACCACTGGAAAATATAA
- a CDS encoding uroporphyrinogen decarboxylase family protein — MNSRERVNLALNHQKPDRVPLDLGGSPVTGMHVSSVYKLRQALGLDPPGTPVKVIEPYQMLGEIQPDLLDALGVDVVPLWGPDSMFGYALKDWKPWTFFDGTPVLVPGGFNTQPEPNGDILMYPQGNSSFAPSGRMPAGGFYFDAIVRQPPIDDARLDPAENLEEFQLVSESDLAHYEQEARRLFTDTDKAIFANFGGTGFGDIALVPGVQLPNPAGIRDMTEWYMSTITRRDYIWRVFEGQCEIGLENLKHIHARVGEKVSILFVSGADFGAQNGPLISPKAYRDLFQPFHKIINTWVHENTTWKTFIHSCGSVIKLYPDFIEAGFDILNPVQTSAAAMDPTTLVKQFGERVTFWGGGVDTQSTLPFGSPQAVRSQVRERMQIFGSRGGFVFNPIHNVQANIPVENLLALYQAVEDFR; from the coding sequence ATGAATTCTCGCGAAAGAGTCAACCTGGCACTCAACCACCAGAAGCCCGACCGGGTGCCCCTGGATCTGGGCGGCAGCCCGGTGACGGGCATGCACGTCAGCTCAGTGTACAAATTACGCCAGGCTTTAGGTTTGGACCCTCCAGGAACGCCGGTAAAAGTGATCGAGCCCTACCAGATGCTGGGCGAGATCCAACCTGACCTGCTGGACGCATTGGGTGTGGATGTGGTGCCCCTGTGGGGACCAGATAGTATGTTTGGCTATGCCCTCAAGGATTGGAAACCGTGGACCTTCTTCGACGGCACGCCGGTTCTGGTGCCGGGCGGCTTTAACACCCAACCTGAACCTAACGGTGACATCCTGATGTACCCGCAGGGCAATTCGTCATTTGCCCCCAGCGGACGCATGCCTGCAGGCGGTTTTTATTTTGACGCCATCGTGCGCCAACCGCCGATCGATGATGCCCGGTTAGACCCGGCGGAAAACCTGGAGGAATTCCAGCTGGTTTCTGAGTCTGACCTGGCACATTACGAACAGGAAGCCCGGCGGCTGTTCACCGACACAGATAAGGCGATTTTTGCGAATTTTGGCGGCACCGGCTTCGGCGATATCGCCCTTGTGCCGGGTGTCCAGTTGCCCAACCCCGCAGGCATCCGCGATATGACCGAGTGGTACATGTCCACCATCACCCGGCGCGATTATATCTGGAGGGTGTTCGAAGGACAGTGCGAGATCGGGCTGGAAAACCTCAAGCACATCCACGCCAGGGTCGGCGAAAAGGTCAGCATTTTATTCGTCAGCGGTGCTGATTTTGGCGCCCAAAACGGACCATTGATTTCTCCCAAAGCCTATCGCGATCTGTTCCAACCCTTTCACAAAATCATCAACACCTGGGTGCACGAAAACACGACCTGGAAAACCTTTATCCACTCCTGTGGATCCGTGATCAAACTCTATCCCGATTTTATCGAAGCCGGTTTTGATATTCTCAACCCCGTGCAGACTTCCGCGGCGGCGATGGACCCCACCACCCTGGTCAAACAATTCGGCGAACGGGTCACCTTCTGGGGCGGCGGCGTAGATACTCAGTCCACCCTGCCCTTTGGCTCCCCGCAGGCGGTGCGCAGCCAGGTGCGAGAACGCATGCAAATTTTTGGCAGCCGGGGCGGATTTGTGTTCAACCCGATTCACAACGTGCAAGCCAACATCCCCGTGGAAAACCTGCTGGCGCTTTACCAGGCTGTCGAGGACTTTCGATAA
- a CDS encoding PH domain-containing protein → MDHAFYPPRSVGILLQGGLMLAFVGAGGFFFSRASQDPSGVNFLLYMLIALILLVPLPLLGYRLYALNNAVYILRREGLMIRWGLRREDIPLNSIEWMRPANEIGFRLPLPWLRWPGAFLGRRTMAELGQVEYLSSDLRHMILVATPSRIFAISPEDVRGFMATFQRMNELGSLTPLDAQSVFPQVFIGRVWEDPIGRWLVLGGLGLGLIVLLVVAIAVPGLEEIQWVEPGTTAPGERLLLLPVLNSLVWIINLGAGTLLYRRGQDLKIAAYILWGTSVLTGLLMLVGSLLLIF, encoded by the coding sequence ATGGATCATGCGTTTTATCCCCCACGGTCAGTCGGCATCCTGCTGCAGGGCGGGTTGATGCTGGCTTTCGTGGGCGCGGGCGGGTTTTTCTTTTCCCGTGCCTCACAGGATCCTTCCGGGGTGAACTTTTTGCTCTATATGTTGATTGCGTTGATCCTTTTGGTTCCCCTGCCGCTGCTGGGGTACCGCCTGTACGCCCTGAACAATGCCGTTTACATCTTGCGCAGAGAGGGATTGATGATCCGCTGGGGATTGCGGCGCGAGGATATCCCCCTGAACTCCATCGAGTGGATGCGACCTGCCAATGAGATCGGGTTTCGCCTGCCCCTGCCCTGGTTGCGCTGGCCTGGCGCATTCCTTGGCAGGCGCACGATGGCTGAGCTGGGACAGGTGGAATACCTGAGCTCAGACCTGCGCCATATGATCCTGGTGGCCACGCCGAGCAGGATATTTGCCATCTCACCCGAGGACGTCAGAGGATTCATGGCAACCTTCCAGCGAATGAACGAGCTGGGCAGCCTGACGCCGTTAGACGCCCAATCGGTTTTTCCCCAGGTGTTCATCGGAAGGGTGTGGGAGGATCCCATCGGGCGCTGGCTGGTCTTGGGGGGATTGGGGCTTGGACTGATCGTCTTACTGGTAGTGGCCATAGCCGTCCCGGGATTGGAAGAAATCCAGTGGGTGGAACCCGGTACTACTGCGCCCGGGGAGCGTCTGCTTTTGCTGCCTGTGTTGAACAGTTTGGTCTGGATAATCAACCTGGGGGCGGGTACGCTGCTCTATCGGCGGGGTCAAGACCTGAAAATTGCTGCCTACATACTGTGGGGGACATCGGTGTTGACCGGTCTGTTGATGTTGGTTGGCAGTTTATTGCTGATCTTTTGA
- a CDS encoding DUF92 domain-containing protein, producing MVNFFIGMFVGVGVAYMAHRVQALNRGGAVAAAVLGTVVFGMAGAGWAVVMLTFFVSSSLLSKLFRARKAATGPDFAKGSNRDVWQVLANGGVSGAAALAYFVLQQVHPAGTLASILWVGFAASLAGANADTWATELGMLNPRQPLLLTTLQRVPRGTSGGVSLVGTLAALVGSALVGGMAAWVTGMGWAPALDASPWKALVAIAVGGVVGSLVDSLLGATLQAIYFCPACQKETEKHPQHTCGGKTVHQRGLAWLNNDGVNFLCTLSAALAGVCLFLVLL from the coding sequence ATGGTCAATTTTTTCATCGGGATGTTTGTAGGCGTTGGAGTGGCGTACATGGCGCATCGGGTGCAGGCTCTCAACCGGGGTGGCGCCGTTGCTGCGGCGGTGCTGGGGACGGTAGTTTTTGGCATGGCTGGCGCAGGCTGGGCTGTGGTCATGCTGACCTTTTTTGTGTCCTCCAGTCTACTTTCGAAGCTGTTTAGAGCCAGGAAAGCGGCTACCGGACCTGATTTTGCTAAGGGGTCCAACCGTGACGTGTGGCAGGTGCTGGCTAACGGCGGGGTATCGGGTGCGGCAGCGCTGGCGTATTTTGTTTTGCAGCAGGTTCACCCAGCCGGAACACTGGCGTCGATCCTGTGGGTGGGGTTTGCTGCCAGCCTGGCTGGAGCCAACGCTGATACCTGGGCGACGGAGCTGGGCATGCTCAATCCCCGGCAGCCGCTGCTGCTGACCACGCTGCAGCGTGTGCCCCGAGGTACCTCGGGAGGGGTCAGCCTGGTGGGGACACTGGCTGCGCTGGTTGGCTCTGCCCTGGTGGGCGGAATGGCTGCCTGGGTGACTGGCATGGGCTGGGCGCCCGCACTGGATGCCTCACCCTGGAAAGCTCTGGTGGCGATTGCTGTGGGCGGAGTGGTGGGTTCGCTGGTCGATTCCCTGCTGGGGGCTACCTTACAGGCGATTTATTTCTGCCCGGCCTGTCAAAAAGAGACGGAAAAGCACCCGCAGCACACCTGTGGGGGAAAAACCGTGCATCAGCGCGGGCTGGCGTGGTTGAACAATGATGGGGTTAATTTTCTGTGCACACTCAGCGCTGCCCTGGCGGGGGTATGCCTGTTCCTGGTTTTGCTGTAA
- a CDS encoding HEAT repeat domain-containing protein: MNYLNHKDFEFNTVKKALLNADAPFPPEMIDYFSDISEKDLELLKDVWPQVWIERRRGLLEDMENLAENDTLLDFDPVAIMCLEDEDPVARATAIRLLWQSDREDLVPLLLKRLQEDTETIVRAAAATALGTFVELGELEEIKAGTLQQVVDCLIKTYQDSGDKLICRRALESLGYSSHPAIPDFIRRAYESNDEEWLQSALFAMGRSYDKRWTNQVLDMFTHPDSEVRCEAIRAAGELEAQDARELIIDLLEEGTDDEELYFAAIWALSKIGGEGVRELIETALDEAEDVDEVLLLEDALANLDFTEQVSRFDMMNFDEDDLDDWLDDEEGDAY; the protein is encoded by the coding sequence ATGAACTATTTAAACCACAAAGATTTTGAATTTAACACCGTTAAAAAAGCCCTGCTCAATGCGGATGCGCCCTTTCCGCCTGAGATGATCGATTATTTCTCCGATATTTCGGAGAAGGACCTTGAACTGTTGAAGGACGTTTGGCCCCAGGTCTGGATTGAGCGCCGCCGTGGACTGCTGGAAGACATGGAAAACCTGGCTGAAAACGATACTCTGTTAGATTTTGACCCCGTTGCGATCATGTGTCTGGAAGATGAGGACCCGGTCGCACGGGCTACCGCCATTCGTTTGCTGTGGCAGTCTGATAGAGAAGACCTGGTGCCCCTGTTACTGAAACGTCTTCAGGAAGACACTGAAACCATTGTGCGCGCTGCGGCTGCCACCGCGCTGGGCACTTTTGTTGAGCTGGGCGAGCTGGAAGAGATCAAGGCTGGAACCTTACAGCAGGTTGTGGATTGCCTGATCAAAACCTATCAGGATTCCGGGGATAAGCTGATCTGTCGACGCGCGCTTGAATCCCTCGGTTACTCCAGCCACCCCGCCATTCCGGATTTTATTCGCCGCGCTTACGAATCGAACGACGAAGAATGGTTGCAATCGGCTTTGTTTGCCATGGGTCGCTCCTATGATAAACGTTGGACGAACCAGGTCCTGGATATGTTCACTCACCCCGATTCCGAAGTCCGTTGCGAGGCAATTCGCGCTGCGGGTGAGCTGGAGGCCCAGGATGCACGCGAGTTGATTATCGATCTTCTGGAAGAGGGCACCGATGATGAAGAACTTTATTTCGCTGCCATCTGGGCGCTTTCAAAAATTGGCGGTGAGGGTGTGCGCGAGCTGATCGAGACTGCCCTGGATGAAGCCGAAGACGTGGACGAGGTTCTCCTCCTTGAGGATGCCCTTGCCAACCTCGACTTCACCGAACAGGTCAGCCGGTTCGATATGATGAACTTTGACGAGGACGACCTGGATGACTGGCTTGATGATGAAGAAGGGGATGCGTATTAG
- the uvrB gene encoding excinuclease ABC subunit UvrB produces MPFELQAPYQPTGDQPEAIAKMVAGIQRGMRHQVLLGATGTGKTFTVANVIQQVQLPTLVLAHNKTLGAQLYAEFKEFFPNNAVEYFVSYYDYYQPEAYVPQRDLYIEKETSINDEIDRLRLAATTALLSRKDVIIVASVSAIYGLGDPEAYRSTVIQLEVGRIYRRNALLRRLVESQYTRNDFELKPGVFRVRGDTLEILPAYDDTRAFRISFFGDEVERIITVDPLTGEVFGVPETVDIYPAKHYITEDEHMAQALLNIERELEERLVELRAAGQLLEAQRLEQRTRYDLEMMREVGYCSGIENYSRHIDGRAAGTAPWTLIDFLPKEYLLVIDESHMMIPQIRGMYNGDRSRKQVLIDYGFRLPSALDNRPLKFEEFKQQMGITLYTSATPAEYELSIADQVVEQIIRPTGLVDPEVIVRPTEGQIDDLYGEITRRVAVGERVLVTTLTKRMAEDLSDYLMELGLKVHYLHSEIETLERVGILRDLRLGVFDVVVGINLLREGLDLPEVSLIAILDADKQGFLRSGTALIQTIGRAARHLHGQVIMYADLVTEAMQYAIDETNRRRAIQMAYNKEHHIEPASVVKAVRDLTDRLARDVGAEDGENLRGKASKLEQKELLRMINELEQQMKAAARELEFEQAALLRDQVYELRAMLADESDLPPWKKVQLITGGRD; encoded by the coding sequence ATGCCCTTTGAACTACAAGCCCCCTATCAACCCACCGGAGACCAGCCCGAGGCGATTGCCAAAATGGTGGCGGGGATTCAACGCGGCATGCGTCACCAGGTGCTGCTGGGCGCCACCGGCACGGGTAAGACCTTCACCGTCGCCAACGTGATTCAACAGGTGCAACTGCCCACGCTGGTGCTGGCGCATAACAAAACCCTTGGCGCCCAGCTTTATGCCGAATTTAAGGAGTTCTTTCCCAATAACGCGGTGGAGTATTTCGTTTCCTACTATGATTATTACCAACCTGAAGCCTACGTGCCGCAGCGTGACCTGTACATTGAAAAAGAGACCTCGATCAATGACGAAATCGACCGCCTGCGCCTGGCGGCGACCACCGCACTATTATCGCGCAAGGACGTGATCATCGTCGCCTCGGTGTCGGCGATTTACGGGCTGGGGGATCCCGAGGCTTACCGCAGCACGGTGATTCAACTGGAAGTGGGACGCATCTACCGGCGGAATGCCCTGTTGCGCCGCCTGGTGGAAAGCCAGTACACCCGCAACGATTTTGAGCTCAAGCCCGGTGTGTTCCGGGTGCGGGGGGACACGCTGGAAATATTACCCGCCTACGATGACACGCGCGCCTTTCGCATCAGTTTCTTTGGCGATGAAGTGGAGCGCATCATCACCGTGGACCCCCTGACGGGCGAGGTGTTTGGCGTGCCTGAGACGGTAGATATTTACCCTGCCAAGCACTATATCACTGAAGATGAACACATGGCGCAAGCCCTGCTGAACATCGAGCGCGAGCTGGAAGAACGCCTGGTAGAGCTACGCGCAGCAGGTCAACTGCTGGAGGCTCAGCGCCTGGAGCAGCGCACCCGCTATGACCTGGAAATGATGCGCGAGGTGGGCTACTGTTCAGGTATTGAGAATTATTCCCGTCACATCGACGGTCGGGCTGCCGGGACGGCACCCTGGACGCTGATCGATTTTTTGCCCAAGGAGTACCTGCTGGTGATCGACGAATCCCATATGATGATTCCTCAGATTCGTGGCATGTATAATGGCGACCGTTCGCGCAAGCAGGTACTGATTGATTATGGTTTTCGCCTGCCCTCTGCGCTGGACAACCGCCCGTTAAAGTTCGAGGAGTTCAAGCAGCAGATGGGCATCACCCTGTACACTTCAGCCACTCCTGCCGAATATGAACTTTCTATCGCAGACCAGGTGGTGGAGCAGATCATCCGTCCGACAGGTTTGGTGGACCCCGAGGTGATCGTGCGCCCAACAGAGGGTCAGATTGATGACCTGTATGGCGAAATCACCCGGCGGGTGGCTGTGGGCGAGCGTGTTCTGGTGACCACCCTCACCAAACGCATGGCAGAAGACCTTTCGGATTACCTGATGGAACTGGGCTTGAAGGTGCACTACCTGCACTCTGAAATTGAAACTCTCGAACGGGTGGGCATCCTGCGCGACCTGCGCCTGGGGGTGTTTGACGTGGTGGTGGGGATTAACCTGTTGCGCGAGGGCTTGGATCTACCCGAGGTTTCGCTGATTGCCATCCTTGACGCGGACAAACAGGGTTTTCTGCGCTCGGGCACGGCACTGATCCAGACGATTGGTCGAGCTGCCCGGCACCTTCACGGACAGGTCATCATGTACGCAGATCTGGTCACCGAAGCGATGCAATATGCCATTGATGAGACCAACCGCCGCCGGGCGATCCAGATGGCTTATAACAAGGAGCACCATATTGAGCCTGCCAGCGTGGTCAAAGCTGTGCGTGACCTGACAGACCGCCTGGCGCGCGATGTCGGCGCTGAAGACGGGGAAAATCTGCGCGGAAAAGCCAGTAAACTGGAACAAAAAGAGCTGCTCAGGATGATCAACGAGCTGGAACAACAGATGAAAGCCGCCGCACGTGAGCTGGAATTTGAGCAAGCAGCCCTACTGCGCGATCAGGTGTATGAACTGCGGGCGATGTTGGCGGATGAATCGGATCTTCCGCCGTGGAAAAAAGTGCAGTTAATCACCGGCGGTCGAGATTAA
- a CDS encoding M50 family metallopeptidase: protein MSVILLILQVVIIIGLLIFFHELGHFLVSRAVGVHIEEFGFGYPPRLAKIATWKGTEITLNWIPFGGFVRPKGEDDDTIEGGMAAAPAWKRLTIAAAGPLMNFLIGIIILVVIYSALGIPASDQAMITQVAPNSPAMQAGLLPGDIFISVDDVAIENMDQLVTVINERAGLPVSVKVLRAGQVETFILTPRLEPPPGEGAMGVALSNPLKPTPFFKSVGYALESTRLIIRETLLLPARLIRGTVDPAIVRPVGYKGIYDIYSQAVEMDQETSIATAEPVPIFTLSIIANISIALGITNLLPIPALDGGRILFTLPELILRKRIPQKWENAINTVSFLLLILLMVVITVLDFTNPIVLP, encoded by the coding sequence ATGAGCGTGATTTTATTAATTTTGCAGGTCGTGATCATCATCGGCCTTTTAATTTTCTTCCACGAGTTGGGCCATTTTTTGGTCTCGCGTGCCGTTGGCGTGCACATCGAGGAATTTGGTTTTGGGTACCCGCCACGGTTGGCGAAGATCGCAACCTGGAAGGGTACGGAGATTACCCTTAACTGGATTCCCTTTGGCGGATTTGTGCGTCCAAAGGGTGAAGATGATGACACAATTGAAGGTGGCATGGCGGCAGCCCCAGCCTGGAAACGTTTAACGATCGCCGCTGCAGGTCCGTTGATGAACTTTCTCATCGGCATCATCATCCTGGTCGTCATCTACAGCGCCCTGGGCATCCCTGCCTCTGACCAGGCCATGATCACCCAGGTGGCGCCTAATTCGCCAGCCATGCAGGCTGGCTTGCTTCCCGGTGATATTTTCATCAGTGTTGATGATGTCGCCATTGAAAACATGGATCAACTGGTAACTGTGATCAATGAGCGGGCTGGTTTGCCGGTAAGCGTGAAAGTTTTGCGCGCTGGTCAGGTTGAAACCTTCATCCTCACCCCGCGGCTTGAACCACCCCCGGGCGAGGGCGCCATGGGTGTCGCCTTGAGCAACCCGCTCAAGCCCACTCCCTTTTTCAAATCGGTGGGCTACGCCCTTGAATCCACGCGGCTCATTATTCGGGAAACACTCTTGCTGCCAGCCCGGTTAATTCGCGGCACCGTTGACCCCGCGATCGTTCGCCCGGTGGGTTACAAGGGGATCTACGATATCTACAGCCAGGCGGTTGAGATGGACCAGGAAACCTCAATTGCCACAGCCGAACCTGTGCCGATTTTTACCCTGTCGATCATTGCCAACATCTCAATCGCACTGGGCATCACCAACTTGCTGCCCATCCCCGCTTTAGATGGCGGTCGAATTTTATTCACCCTGCCAGAATTAATCCTGCGCAAACGCATTCCTCAAAAATGGGAAAACGCCATCAACACCGTCAGTTTCTTGCTGCTGATCCTGCTGATGGTCGTGATTACTGTGCTGGATTTTACCAACCCGATTGTTCTTCCCTGA